The following proteins are encoded in a genomic region of Debaryomyces hansenii CBS767 chromosome G complete sequence:
- a CDS encoding DEHA2G04906p (similar to CA1375|IPF7158 Candida albicans), translated as MSGPIGSHQPNGNGPVLKKKTVKDYQFGTRIGEGSYSTVFSALDVHSNKTYAIKVLSKRHVVKEDKIKYVNIEKTTLHRLGQQHPGIVQLYYTFQDESSLFFVLDFAEYGELLSIIRKFGSLSESVSKFYMSQILDAVSFIHSKGVIHRDLKPENILVGHDFNLKITDFGAAKLLGNTSDESGEKIDYKGINQESNNGHHDHDRRGSFVGTAEYVSPELLKHNLCGIESDVWALGCILYQFFHGNPPFKGSTEYLTFEKIINVEYKYRPNAVPPDVVTIIDQLLVAEPSQRLTIPQIMASRWFSDIHWADQTYIWGRKVPRIEPYNSENGTSSSLPTPSASPYIPAMKTGSNRNMNKSSSHQQLHSQIQQLDLNLIPSVGSKTYQPATKIKKNFMPPTSASAEVPLTPPLTNNYKSPASGQFSQRPMQKQRQNSAPVVPQMNNGMNNIARLNMANTPRTPEAEHGFPKPNPSPDANKGQRANLRSNTAFAGIASSQQARNFHNRQYSTGSTQFYNKSNSQPGPSAQQGQQFAQAPNQQQQQQQQQTTPQVIQPSYAAAAAAANVSQRNNTSPTIPQMNRNSPVERNSFQRPSPPVSRPRSPQQDSTKFVKKTSSTREPPSKMNGNSSTTNEKPSETYTDQSIKFREIHGLLEPTEKILKMDVILRSTLSNKEVNRDTSQSLDDSMIDDLITRFNNTLERTSVPVITVITNQARVFFIDGSLNVMMVDLKANQGGDYSMYDYEFESISVEDEDGSIEEGQEVYGYLILELIREKGDLIFLKRVSDMNSPLIKESVKVLDKDGHEIKLGKNYGWIDCLLMAKEMVDTNKTSNRNGKTKNAPKQTQKVPGKKPKQKVPSSSSTRSETSSSVPKNASKLAYAAAAAAHK; from the coding sequence ATGTCGGGACCAATAGGTAGCCACCAACCAAATGGTAATGGACCCGTactcaaaaaaaaaacagTTAaagattatcaatttgGAACCCGGATTGGGGAAGGATCGTACTCTACGGTGTTTTCTGCACTTGATGTTCATAGCAACAAAACATACGCTATCAAGGTGCTTTCGAAGAGACATGTTGTTAAGGAAGATAAGATCAAATATGTGAATATCGAGAAAACTACGTTACATAGGTTGGGACAGCAGCACCCGGGGATCGTACAGTTGTATTATACCTTCCAGGATGAAAGCAGTCTCTTTTTTGTGTTGGACTTTGCAGAATACGGAGAGTTACTCTCCATTATCCGAAAATTTGGATCCTTGTCAGAGTCGGTCCTGAAGTTCTATATGAGCCAGATATTGGATGCAGTGAGCTTCATTCACCTGAAGGGAGTAATTCACAGAGATTTGAAGCCGGAAAATATCTTGGTGGGCCATGATTTCAACTTGAAGATTACTGATTTCGGGGCTGCAAAGCTCCTTGGTAACACTTCTGACGAATCAGGCGAGAAAATCGATTATAAGGGCATAAACCAAGAATCCAACAACGGCCACCATGACCACGACCGCAGGGGTTCCTTTGTGGGAACTGCGGAATATGTATCTcctgaattattaaagcaTAATTTGTGTGGGATCGAATCCGACGTATGGGCACTCGGTTGCATCTTGTACCAATTTTTCCATGGTAATCCACCATTTAAAGGCTCTACTGAATATTTGAcatttgaaaagattatCAACGTTGAATACAAATATCGTCCTAATGCAGTCCCACCAGATGTTGTAACTATTATCGACCAATTGTTAGTAGCTGAACCCCTGCAAAGACTTACAATCCCCCAAATTATGGCTAGTAGATGGTTCAGTGATATACATTGGGCGGACCAGACTTATATTTGGGGACGTAAAGTTCCAAGAATCGAGCCTTACAACTCGGAGAATGGAACAAGCAGTTCGTTGCCAACCCCTTCGGCATCCCCGTATATACCAGCTATGAAGACTGGATCGAATAGAAATATGAACAAATCCTCTTCACACCAGCAACTACATTCACAGATTCAACAGTTGGACTTGAATTTGATCCCATCTGTGGGATCAAAGACTTATCAGCCGGcaacaaaaataaagaagaattttatgCCTCCCACAAGTGCTTCAGCGGAAGTTCCATTGACTCCTCCATTAACAAACAATTATAAGTCACCTGCATCGGGTCAATTCAGTCAACGTCCCATGCAGAAGCAACGTCAAAATAGTGCCCCCGTCGTTCCACAGATGAATAATGGGATGAACAATATCGCGAGACTAAATATGGCAAACACTCCTAGAACTCCAGAAGCTGAACATGGATTTCCTAAGCCTAACCCATCACCGGACGCAAATAAAGGTCAACGTGCAAATTTACGTTCTAACACTGCATTTGCTGGTATAGCTAGTTCGCAGCAAGcaagaaattttcataataGACAATATTCGACAGGATCAACtcaattttataataaatCGAACTCGCAGCCAGGACCTTCAGCACAGCAAGGCCAACAATTCGCCCAAGCGCCAAAccagcaacaacaacaacagcaacagcagACTACTCCTCAAGTGATCCAACCATCATATGcagctgctgctgctgctgcaaACGTTTCTCAGAGAAACAATACTTCTCCAACAATACCTCAGATGAACAGAAATTCGCCTGTAGAACGCAACAGCTTCCAACGTCCATCACCCCCCGTATCAAGGCCTAGATCACCTCAACAAGATTCAACTAAATTTGTGAAAAAGACCAGTAGTACAAGAGAACCACCATCAAAAATGAATGGCAATTCCTCAACTACTAATGAGAAGCCTAGTGAGACATACACTGATCAAAGTATAAAGTTCAGGGAAATTCATGGCTTACTTGAACCTACTgagaaaattttaaagatGGATGTCATCTTGAGACTGACTTTAAGTAATAAAGAAGTAAATAGAGACACTTCTCAGCTGTTAGATGATTCCATGATTGATGATTTGATCACCAGATTCAACAACACCTTAGAGAGGACATCAGTACCTGTCATTACGGTGATAACAAACCAAGCTCGAGTATTTTTTATTGATGGCTCTCTTAATGTGATGATGGTTGATTTGAAAGCAAATCAAGGTGGAGATTATCTGATGTATGACTACGAATTCGAAAGTATCAGcgttgaagatgaagatggaAGTATTGAAGAAGGACAAGAGGTATATGGCTATCTTATTTTGGAGTTAATAAGAGAGAAGGGTGATTTGATATTCCTTAAAAGAGTCAGCGATATGAACTCTCCTTTAATCAAGGAATCTGTAAAGGTTCTCGATAAAGATGGACACGAAATCAAACTCGGTAAAAATTACGGGTGGATTGATTGCCTTCTCATGGCTAAGGAAATGGTAGATACTAATAAAACATCCAACAGGAATGGTAAAACCAAAAACGCTCCGAAACAAACGCAGAAAGTACCAGGCAAGAAGCCAAAACAAAAGGTACCTAGCTCGAGTAGTACAAGGTCAGAGACTTCTTCAAGTGTGCCTAAGAATGCCAGTAAATTGGCTTATGCTGCCGCTGCCGCGGCCCACAAGTAA
- a CDS encoding DEHA2G04928p (similar to uniprot|P35999 Saccharomyces cerevisiae YKL134C OCT1 Mitochondrial intermediate peptidase) yields the protein MRVTSSRLLQGGSLVSRVLKRRLNNASRTKKGWFSTRTLADSNEHLRRVFDDQAYFDNFTKSGAPEGAMNSLFGGNGVGLFRNRALISPQGLVDFSEESLERAKMLVSNMMAEVKTSEQGRLEYIKKLDQLSDVLCRVIDVAEFIRVSHPSQKWVDAAQRTHEIMFEYMNQLNTNVELYESLRDLLIDPAITTKLSKEEIEVGEYLRQDFERSGIHMDPNTRNNFVAITQEISLLGSHFNNDIHSLESYWCNISRSEFDKISDTVVKSEIYGYQSSSPASQNKDSGNIYIPLAGHIPYTILSKCEVESVRRKVWISLHNSPKEQIDTLNAFVKYRALLAKMLGYKSFAHYQLEHKMAKNPENVLTLLRNLQQGLISKEYGVCEEVKKLHSFKNGDDAVMTDEEILEDVKPWDREYLLAQLQSQTLKDEEPLEDISEYFSVGTIVSGLSKLFYSIYNVNLIPEATLKGETWDSNQVRKLNVFDVTSNKKLGYLYLDFWSPKVLPSHFTIVCSRKLNTDIGSESRDEMREMVQLDENEQHQLPVISLVCNLSKPQGTGVGRFTGMDSRKPTLLSLDQVDTIFHEMGHAMHSMIGKTDLHNLSGTRCVTDFVELPSVLMESFSKDPRVLCKIAKHYRTKEPLSKETLAKHQSHRVLLEESETFMQSKMAMLDQVLHNEDIINCGIKDFDSTAVYHHLESQLKVFADKWSTWHGKFPHLFSYGAVYYSYLLDRAIAEKIWHGLFKDDPWSREAGQKYKDSILKWGGTRDPWVCLADALGDERLGKGDSKAMEIIGQKV from the coding sequence ATGAGAGTTACAAGTCTGCGATTACTACAAGGAGGGCTGTTAGTGCTGCGGGTGCTAAAAAGAAGACTAAATAATGCGAGTCGGACGAAGAAGGGGTGGTTTTCCACTCGTACGCTAGCCGATTCGAACGAGCACTTGAGACGAGTGTTTGACGACCAAGCATactttgataatttcacGAAAAGTGGAGCTCCTGAAGGAGCTATGAACTCGTTATTCGGGGGAAACGGAGTTGGGCTTTTTAGGAACAGAGCCTTGATTTCGCCCCAGGGGCTAGTTGATTTTTCAGAAGAGTCTCTTGAGAGGGCAAAGATGTTGGTTTCCAATATGATGGCTGAAGTGAAGACTAGCGAGCAAGGACGTTTAGAGTACATAAAGAAGCTTGACCAGTTGAGTGATGTATTATGTCGTGTTATTGATGTAGCCGAATTCATTCGGGTATCCCACCCGAGCCAGAAGTGGGTGGATGCAGCACAGAGGACCCACGAAATCATGTTTGAATACATGAACCAGTTGAACACTAATGTGGAATTATACGAGAGTTTGAGAGATTTGTTGATAGACCCTGCTATAACTACAAAGTTAagcaaagaagaaatcgaGGTTGGAGAATACTTGAGACAGGATTTTGAACGGTCTGGTATCCATATGGATCCAAACActagaaataattttgttgCAATTACTCAAGAAATTTCTCTTTTGGGATCTCATTTTAATAACGATATTCACAGTTTAGAAAGCTATTGGTGTAATATTTCCAGGtctgaatttgataaaataagCGATACGGTTGTCAAGAGCGAAATTTACGGATATCAGTCGAGCTCTCCTGCGAGCCAAAACAAGGATTCtggaaatatatatataccgTTGGCCGGTCATATTCCCTAcacaattctttcaaaatgtGAGGTTGAGTCAGTAAGAAGAAAAGTATGGATATCTTTGCACAACTCTCCTAAAGAGCAAATTGATACATTAAATGCATTCGTGAAATACCGTGCCTTACTAGCCAAAATGTTGGGCTATAAATCATTTGCACATTACCAGTTAGAACATAAAATGGCCAAAAACCCAGAGAATGTGCTAACTTTACTTAGGAATTTGCAACAAGGATTGATCAGTAAGGAATACGGTGTTTGCGAAGAAGTTAAAAAATTGCATTCATTCAAAAATGGAGACGATGCTGTGATGACTGACGAAGAAATATTAGAGGATGTCAAACCCTGGGATCGTGAATACTTATTAGCACAATTGCAATCTCAGACTTTGAAAGATGAGGAGCCATTGGAAGACATATCAGAGTATTTTTCAGTTGGAACCATTGTTTCTGGATTATCTAAATTGTTTTATAGTATTTACAATGTCAATTTGATCCCAGAAGCAACGTTAAAGGGGGAAACATGGGATTCAAATCAAGTTCGGAAATTAAATGTTTTTGATGTGACATCTAATAAAAAGCTTGGCTATTTGTATTTAGATTTTTGGTCCCCTAAAGTCTTACCATCGCATTTTACTATTGTTTGCCTGAGAAAGTTGAACACTGATATCGGTAGCGAGTCGAGGGATGAAATGAGAGAAATGGTTCAAttggatgaaaatgaacaaCACCAATTGCCGGTGATTTCGTTGGTATGTAATCTTCTGAAACCACAAGGGACTGGAGTTGGTAGGTTCACCGGAATGGATAGTCGTAAGCCAACTTTACTATCCTTGGACCAAGTCGATACTATCTTCCATGAAATGGGACATGCAATGCATTCTATGATTGGTAAGACGGATTTGCATAACTTGTCAGGAACTAGGTGTGTCACAGACTTTGTTGAGTTGCCATCGGTGCTCATGGAATCATTCAGTAAAGATCCCCGTGTATTATGCAAGATCGCAAAACATTATCGTACGAAGGAACCCTTATCCAAGGAAACCTTGGCTAAACATCAATCCCATAGAGTCTTACTAGAGGAAAGTGAAACCTTCATGCAATCTAAAATGGCAATGTTAGATCAAGTCTTACATAACGAGGATATCATAAATTGTGGTATTAAGGATTTTGATTCGACTGCCgtatatcatcatttggAGAGCCAATTGAAGGTATTTGCTGATAAATGGTCTACATGGCACGGAAAATTTCCTCATTTGTTTTCTTACGGAGCAGTATACTACTCATATCTTTTAGATAGAGCAATTGCAGAGAAGATTTGGCATGGTCTTTTCAAGGATGATCCTTGGAGTCGTGAAGCAGGTCAAAAGTATAAGGATAGTATTCTTAAATGGGGTGGCACAAGAGATCCATGGGTCTGTTTGGCCGATGCCCTAGGTGATGAAAGATTAGGCAAAGGTGATTCAAAGGCCATGGAGATAATAGGCCAAAAAGTATAg
- a CDS encoding DEHA2G04950p (weakly similar to CA1435|IPF7166 Candida albicans): protein MMSTSNDKENPGTGPSDKYDASCEYSPNASKKALKPISPNKGPNSYVGKLNFLQGDNIDSHFTNIHSSHQQLHQVLHNLEVQTTQTGIDLGQLCDRSKNNNQYLNKLLENITNYSNEVITEGNATKNDITNIISRLDLFNEELKKIRTSDDSKNLTDNIREIVRVEMGKNTPSSQQDILHKVKEAVSDCLEGIPVNNDFKALAKSINESHTTNDQRHEKLLNEVLLIQQRVPESDLVRQIVDPIVAELKSVSLDSNSLKLLGDILDILNREKETNKATESFQTTSTEKLENITKELSTHNESKQAINDLVRRLDDLHQETQTQNNDILLQLSTGAVQSNELSNLQTSMIDVKKALESKDAQISKLTKLVENQSTLINDLASKSEKLYTKQNLEKSITNLEHKYDLLCKNYEQKFNDLKLVQSEFKELAENIQNINTDTAKSTDMNKPDKILKLQKIRQLHNSKMSEIQEHNQPNNLKTNKRIMSTPITHKSRGSNQIFDQINEYNESSNNSEEEF, encoded by the coding sequence ATGATGTCTACCTCAAACGATAAAGAAAACCCCGGTACGGGTCCCAGTGATAAATACGATGCTAGTTGTGAATATTCGCCCAATGCCTCAAAAAAAGCGTTGAAACCAATATCGCCAAATAAAGGACCAAACTCCTATGTTGGcaaattgaatttcttgCAAGGTGATAATATAGACAGCCATTTCACCAATATTCATAGTTCACACCAGCAACTTCATCAGGTGTTGCATAACTTGGAAGTGCAGACGACACAAACAGGTATCGACTTAGGGCAATTATGTGATAGGCTGAAGAACAacaatcaatatttgaataaattgcTAGAGAACATAACAAATTACTCGAACGAGGTTATCACAGAAGGAAATGCTacaaaaaatgatattacGAACATAATAAGTAGACTAGACCTATTCAATGAAGAGCTCAAGAAAATCAGAACATCAGAcgattcaaaaaatttaactGATAATATAAGAGAGATTGTCCGTGTAGAAATGGGCAAGAATACTCCTTCATCTCAACAAGACATATTACATAAAGTAAAGGAAGCGGTGTCTGATTGTTTGGAAGGGATTCCAGTCAACAACGACTTCAAAGCATTAGCTAAATCAATCAATGAATCACATACGACAAATGACCAAAGGCATGAAAAGCTACTTAATGAAGTATTACTTATTCAACAGAGAGTTCCTGAAAGCGATCTTGTTAGGCAGATAGTAGACCCAATTGTTGCAGAGCTTAAATCTGTTTCATTGGATAGCAATTCTCTCAAGTTATTGGGTGACATACTTGACATTTTAAACAGAGAAAAGGAAACGAATAAAGCGACAGAGCTGTTTCAGACTACGTCCACAGAGAagcttgaaaatatcaccAAGGAATTATCTACTCATAACGAATCAAAGCAGGCTATAAATGACTTAGTTCGCCGTTTAGATGATTTACATCAAGAGACGCAAActcaaaataatgatattttattacAACTCTCAACCGGAGCAGTACAGAGtaatgaattatctaaTCTTCAAACTTCCATGATTGATGTTAAGAAAGCCTTGGAATCGAAAGATGCtcaaatttccaaattaacAAAGCTTGTTGAAAATCAATCTACTTTGATCAATGATTTAGCATCTAAATCCGAAAAGTTATACACGAAGCAAAATCTAGAGAAGAGCATAACTAACCTCGAACACAAATACGATTTGTTATGTAAAAACTACgaacaaaaatttaatgatcTTAAATTGGTTCAAAGTGAATTTAAGGAACTAGCTGAGaatatacaaaatataaatacagATACGGCTAAATCAACAGATATGAATAAGCCTGATAAAATACTCAAATTACAAAAGATTCGTCAATTACACAACTCGAAGATGAGTGAGATTCAAGAACATAATCAGCCAAACAATTTGAAGACaaataaaagaataatgagTACCCCAATAACACATAAGCTGCGTGGTTCGaaccaaatatttgaccaaattaatgaatataatgaatctctgaataattcagaagaagaattttag
- a CDS encoding DEHA2G04972p (similar to uniprot|P38705 Saccharomyces cerevisiae YHR011W DIA4 Probable mitochondrial seryl-tRNA synthetase) codes for MLRHRPLNVSFRRYSSSFKNTTVLRKPNFDLKNIINNSEKYKDAIIRRKTPELIQSLEYVVTNRPIEIELTNRINTKKHERSKLSEVMKELKNKAPIEVKEELAKAKSELKTLEAERDELSQKIHRYAESLPNLLDTTVPKDTLQGDIVKFINCASEQDAVNSMPTSKFDHKTIGEKLNIMNFNIAARISGSSWYYLVGDGALLEQALIQYGLSKARVNGYTMIIPPSIVKNEIISACGFKPNDQNGEQQVYQLTNDDLSLIGTAEIPLGAYHSSSTFPSSQNYPIKYVGISRSYRAEAGARGSDTKGLYRVHEFTKVELFHFTTPDKAAQELEDLKNLQISIIEDLGLSAKMINMPSSDLGAPALKKFDCEAWMPGREGWGELTSCSNCSDYQSRRLGIRYEDGKDENKLKYIHTLNGTCVAIPRVIVAIMEQFYDPATESIIIPKVLRPYMDDKERIYQN; via the coding sequence ATGCTACGTCATAGACCCTTAAATGTATCTTTCCGTAGATACTCAAGCTCATTCAAAAACACAACTGTCCTTAGGAAACCAAACtttgatttgaagaatattataaataatagcgaaaaatataaagatgCAATAATTCGAAGAAAAACTCCAGAGTTGATTCAAAGTCTTGAATATGTAGTCACCAATAGaccaattgaaattgaactAACTAATAGAATCAATACTAAAAAGCATGAGAGGTCAAAATTAAGTGAGGTTATGAAGGAACTAAAGAACAAAGCACCTATAGAGGTTAAGGAAGAATTAGCTAAAGCAAAAAGTGAGTTGAAAACATTGGAAGCTGAAAGAGACGAATTATCGCAAAAAATACACAGATATGCTGAGTCTCTTCCAAACTTACTCGATACAACAGTACCTAAAGATACATTGCAGGGGGATATAGTGAAGTTTATTAATTGTGCATCGGAACAAGACGCAGTAAACTCCATGCCCACATCTAAATTTGACCATAAGACtattggtgaaaaattaaatattatgaATTTTAATATCGCCGCAAGAATCTCTGGGTCCTCGTGGTACTATCTCGTTGGAGATGGTGCTTTATTAGAGCAAGCATTGATTCAGTATGGTCTTTCAAAAGCTCGTGTAAATGGATATACTATGATTATACCTCCTTCAATTGTgaagaatgaaattatcaGTGCATGTGGTTTCAAACCTAACGACCAAAACGGAGAACAACAGGTCTATCAATTAACCAATGATGACTTATCTTTAATAGGTACTGCGGAAATCCCATTAGGTGCTTACCATTCGTCCTCGACGTTTCCTTCATCACAGAATTACCCTATAAAGTATGTAGGTATCTCCAGATCATATAGAGCAGAGGCTGGAGCTCGTGGGTCGGATACTAAAGGGTTATACAGAGTTCACGAATTTACAAAGGTTGAGTTATTCCATTTTACAACCCCTGACAAGGCTGCacaagaattagaagacCTTAAAAACTTACAAATTAGCATAATTGAAGACTTAGGTTTAAGTGcaaaaatgataaatatgCCAAGTTCGGATCTTGGAGCACCGGCCTTGAAGAAGTTTGATTGTGAAGCTTGGATGCCTGGGAGAGAAGGCTGGGGTGAATTAACAAGCTGTTCCAATTGTAGCGATTATCAGTCGAGGAGATTAGGTATTAGATATGAGGATGGcaaagatgaaaataaattaaaatacatTCACACATTAAATGGAACTTGCGTTGCCATACCTAGAGTAATTGTTGCAATAATGGAGCAATTTTATGATCCAGCCACTGAATCGATTATTATTCCAAAGGTCTTAAGGCCATATATGGATGATAAAGAGagaatttatcaaaattag
- a CDS encoding DEHA2G04994p (similar to uniprot|P41815 Saccharomyces cerevisiae YDR046C BAP3 Amino acid permease involved in the uptake of cysteine leucine isoleucineand valine or uniprot|P38084 Saccharomyces cerevisiae YBR068C BAP2 High-affinity leucine permease), producing MSAKDLEMKPVVSELRGDFSGSVSDSETPANNNDMGKWDRFKDSFKRQEVSHGDEGKKLQKGISKRHLTLMALVTGVGTGLLVGSGKVLHVSGPLFLIVGYAIVGSFLYPTLQAAGELAVNYSSLSGGYNNYPRKFLDESIAFAVTWNYCIQWLSVIAVELVTAAMTIQYWDQNTKYNPDIWVSIFFVVILLINFVGSKGYGEGEFVFGSIKLCMICGFILMAIIVNCGGGPVGFIGGRYWHNPGYYTNFKGLCNVFVTGAFSLGQSEFVALSAAEQPNPRKAIPAACKLIFWRILILFLGSLTMVGLMVPYTSDKLMGSAGGANHASPFVLAAELHSVKVAPDIINAVILLSVTSVASSALYSSSRTLQSLAEQGFAPSYFNYIDKAGRPLRALVVCSIVGLFSFIAAYKKEEEVFTWLLSISGLSQIFTWNIIVVSHVRFRQVLKHNGISLDSLGYVASTGVWGSVYAIVWHWLILIAQFYIALFPVGSSTPDAQNFFENYLGACVLIFFYVGHKLWTRNWKLYIKTSDVDINADRVIFDEEVLNLEKQEYQDQLKRGPFYARVIDFLFK from the coding sequence ATGTCAGCAAAAGATTTAGAAATGAAGCCAGTGGTTTCTGAGCTCAGAGGAGATTTTTCCGGTTCAGTATCGGACTCCGAAACACCTGCTAACAATAATGACATGGGTAAATGGGATCGCTTTAAAGATTCGTTTAAGAGACAAGAAGTTTCGCATGGTGATGAAGgtaaaaaattgcaaaaagGGATCAGTAAGAGACACTTAACACTTATGGCCCTTGTTACTGGTGTTGGTACCGGGTTGCTTGTGGGTTCAGGTAAGGTATTGCATGTTTCTGGTccattatttttgatagtTGGTTACGCCATCGTTGGGTCGTTCTTATATCCTACTTTACAAGCGGCCGGGGAGTTGGCTGTGAATTACAGTAGTCTTTCTGGTGGGTACAATAACTATCCTCGTAAGTTCCTCGATGAATCCATTGCATTTGCGGTTACTTGGAATTACTGTATTCAATGGTTGTCAGTTATTGCTGTGGAATTAGTCACTGCTGCCATGACCATTCAGTACTGGGATCAGAACACAAAATACAACCCTGATATCTGGGtgtcaattttctttgtgGTCATTTTACTCATCAACTTTGTTGGTTCCAAGGGATATGGTGAAGGTGAGTTCGTTTTCGGAAGTATCAAGTTATGTATGATTTGTGGTTTCATTCTCATGGCTATTATCGTCAATTGTGGTGGTGGGCCTGTTGGTTTTATTGGTGGTAGATATTGGCACAATCCTGGGTACTATACCAACTTCAAGGGGTTGTGTAATGTTTTCGTGACTGGTGCCTTTTCGTTGGGTCAATCTGAATTCGTTGCTTTATCTGCGGCTGAACAGCCTAACCCTAGAAAGGCTATCCCTGCTGCCTGTAAGTTAATTTTCTGGAGAATTTTAATCTTATTCTTGGGTTCGTTAACAATGGTTGGTCTTATGGTTCCATACACTTCAGACAAATTAATGGGTTCTGCTGGTGGTGCTAACCATGCTTCTCCATTTGTACTTGCTGCTGAATTACACAGTGTTAAAGTTGCTCCAGATATTATTAATGCCGTCATTTTGTTGTCCGTCACTTCTGTTGCATCATCCGCTTTGTACTCGTCCTCAAGAACTTTACAGTCCTTAGCTGAACAAGGTTTTGCGCCAAGTTATTTCAACTATATTGACAAGGCTGGTAGACCTTTAAGAGCATTAGTTGTTTGTTCTATTGTTGGTTTATTCTCATTCATAGCTGCCtacaaaaaagaagaagaagttttCACCTGGTTGTTATCTATCTCTGGTTTATCGCAAATCTTCACTTGGAATATCATTGTTGTATCCCATGTTAGATTTAGACAAGTCTTGAAGCATAACGGTATCTCACTTGATTCGTTAGGTTATGTTGCGTCTACGGGTGTATGGGGTTCGGTTTACGCAATTGTATGGCATTGGTTGATTTTAATTGCGCAATTCTACATTGCGTTGTTCCCTGTTGGATCTAGTACCCCAGACGCCCAAAACTTCTTCGAGAATTATCTTGGTGCTTGTGTTTTAATCTTTTTCTATGTTGGTCATAAACTTTGGACTAGAAATTGGAAGTTGTACATTAAGACCAGCGACGTCGATATTAATGCCGATAGAgttatatttgatgaagaagtatTGAACTTGGAAAAGCAAGAATATCaagatcaattgaaaagagGTCCTTTCTATGCGAGAGTTATAGATTTccttttcaaataa